The proteins below are encoded in one region of Enhydrobacter sp.:
- the hisB gene encoding imidazoleglycerol-phosphate dehydratase HisB: protein MARQAAKRVAAKALPKPVAPAALTTPGAGGRRAAVIRQTKETRISAAINLDGTGKYDVRTGIGFLDHMLEQLSRHSLIDITLRAEGDLHIDYHHTTEDSGIVLGECLAKALGDRAGIRRYGSAAIPMDETLTEVALDASNRPYLIWKVNFSKPKLGTMDTELFKEWFQAFAQLGGLTLHVWNHYGENNHHIVESCFKGLARALRVAVEIDPRQQAAVPSTKGVL from the coding sequence ATGGCCCGCCAGGCCGCAAAACGGGTTGCCGCCAAAGCCCTTCCGAAGCCGGTCGCGCCGGCCGCTCTCACGACGCCGGGCGCCGGCGGCCGGCGGGCGGCCGTCATCCGCCAGACCAAGGAAACGCGCATTTCCGCCGCCATCAATCTCGACGGCACCGGCAAATACGACGTCCGGACCGGCATCGGCTTCCTCGACCACATGCTGGAGCAGCTCTCCCGCCACAGCCTGATCGACATCACGCTGCGCGCCGAGGGCGATTTGCACATCGATTATCACCACACCACCGAAGACTCGGGCATCGTGCTGGGCGAATGCCTGGCCAAGGCGCTCGGCGACCGCGCCGGCATCCGCCGCTACGGCAGCGCGGCGATTCCCATGGACGAGACGCTGACCGAGGTGGCGCTCGACGCCAGCAACCGGCCCTACCTGATCTGGAAGGTGAACTTCTCCAAGCCCAAGCTCGGCACCATGGATACCGAGCTGTTCAAGGAATGGTTCCAGGCTTTCGCCCAGCTCGGCGGGCTCACGCTGCATGTCTGGAACCACTACGGCGAGAACAACCACCACATCGTCGAGAGCTGCTTCAAGGGGTTGGCGCGCGCGCTGCGGGTCGCGGTCGAGATCGATCCGCGGCAGCAGGCGGCGGTTCCCAGCACCAAGGGCGTGCTCTAG
- a CDS encoding four-helix bundle copper-binding protein: MHTQTMIATHPQVHGRMDDVLVRCIDLCFDCAQTCVSCADACLAEPAVDDLRQCIRLNLDCADICTATGTVASRRTDANDEIVRRLVEACAEACELCAAECGRHAEHHEHCRVCADTCRQCERVCREAAIAVGAAHH; the protein is encoded by the coding sequence ATGCACACCCAGACGATGATCGCCACCCACCCGCAGGTCCATGGCCGCATGGACGACGTGCTGGTGCGTTGCATCGACCTCTGCTTCGACTGCGCCCAGACCTGCGTATCCTGCGCCGACGCCTGTCTCGCCGAACCGGCGGTGGACGATCTTCGGCAATGCATCCGCTTGAATCTCGACTGCGCCGACATCTGCACGGCCACGGGAACGGTGGCGTCGCGCCGCACTGACGCCAACGACGAGATCGTGCGCCGGCTCGTGGAGGCCTGCGCCGAGGCCTGCGAGCTGTGCGCGGCGGAATGCGGCCGGCATGCCGAGCACCACGAGCATTGCCGCGTCTGCGCCGACACATGCCGTCAGTGCGAACGCGTGTGCCGCGAAGCCGCGATCGCGGTCGGGGCCGCCCACCACTAG
- a CDS encoding SMP-30/gluconolactonase/LRE family protein, producing the protein MTQQANSRRGLSRRRLVAAAGIGAIALPHLARAQAPAAPHPEPPSTVTNPPRDFSRRGAPPVYFTDPDVLVVDPAFKALVQPNAAIMRLWTGALWGEGPAWSGEGRYLVWSDIPNNRQLRWLQDDGRVSVFRMPSNNSNGNTFDFQGRQISCEHLTRRVVRYELDGSVSVLADSYDGKRLNSPNDVVPHPDGSYWFTDPPYGSSLYEGAPDAAGGPVNPQGRLKPTLGQAQGVGTLKRELPTNTYRVDPGGKIEIVLSEEQVPDPNGLCFSPDYKKLYVVSTGKGPGDKGAGGKGEVFVFDVGADSKPTNGKRFSDFMVDGVKCGPDGMRCDVDGNLWCASNAGRAVGYNGVTIWTPEAKLIGRIRLPEVCANVCFGGPKRNRLFMIASQSLYALFVNTQGATPG; encoded by the coding sequence ATGACCCAGCAAGCAAATTCCCGTCGCGGCCTGTCGCGCCGTCGCCTGGTCGCCGCCGCCGGCATCGGCGCCATCGCCTTGCCTCATCTCGCGCGTGCACAGGCGCCTGCGGCGCCGCATCCCGAGCCACCGAGCACGGTCACGAACCCGCCGCGCGACTTCAGCCGCCGCGGTGCGCCGCCGGTTTATTTCACCGATCCGGACGTGCTCGTCGTCGATCCGGCCTTCAAGGCGCTGGTCCAGCCGAATGCCGCGATCATGCGCCTGTGGACGGGCGCACTGTGGGGCGAAGGGCCCGCCTGGAGCGGCGAAGGCCGCTATCTCGTCTGGAGCGACATCCCCAACAACCGCCAGCTTCGCTGGCTGCAGGACGACGGCCGGGTCAGCGTCTTCCGGATGCCGTCCAACAACAGCAACGGCAACACGTTCGATTTCCAGGGCCGCCAGATCTCCTGCGAGCATCTCACCCGCCGCGTCGTGCGCTACGAGCTCGACGGCTCGGTGAGCGTCCTCGCCGACAGCTACGACGGCAAGCGCCTCAACTCGCCGAACGACGTGGTGCCGCATCCCGACGGCAGCTACTGGTTCACCGATCCGCCCTACGGCAGCTCGCTCTACGAAGGCGCGCCCGATGCGGCCGGCGGGCCGGTCAATCCGCAGGGCCGGCTCAAGCCTACCCTGGGGCAGGCCCAGGGTGTGGGAACGCTGAAACGGGAGCTGCCGACCAACACCTATCGGGTCGATCCCGGCGGCAAGATCGAGATCGTCCTCAGCGAGGAGCAGGTGCCCGACCCCAACGGGCTCTGCTTCTCGCCCGACTACAAGAAGCTTTACGTCGTCAGCACCGGCAAGGGACCGGGCGACAAGGGCGCGGGCGGCAAGGGCGAGGTGTTCGTGTTCGATGTCGGCGCCGACAGCAAGCCCACCAACGGCAAGCGCTTTTCCGACTTCATGGTCGACGGCGTGAAGTGCGGGCCGGACGGCATGCGCTGCGACGTCGACGGCAACCTCTGGTGCGCCAGCAACGCGGGCCGCGCGGTCGGCTACAACGGCGTCACGATCTGGACGCCGGAGGCCAAGCTGATCGGCCGCATCCGCCTGCCCGAGGTCTGCGCCAATGTCTGCTTCGGTGGGCCCAAGCGCAATCGGCTGTTCATGATCGCCAGCCAGTCGCTCTACGCGCTGTTCGTCAACACGCAAGGGGCAACGCCGGGCTGA
- the hisH gene encoding imidazole glycerol phosphate synthase subunit HisH encodes MTVAIVDYGSGNLRSAAKAFERAAREAGADDRVLVTSSPREVADADRIVLPGVGAFADCRAGLYGVPGMVDTLNRQVVERGKPFLGICVGMQLMASRGVEYGVHAGLGWIAGDVVRIEPGASHLKIPHMGWNELLDLKPHPLLEGLCAHDHAYFVHSFQLKTATPETLLAATDYGGPLTAVVGRDNLAGTQFHPEKSQATGLRLIANFLRWKP; translated from the coding sequence ATGACCGTCGCCATCGTCGACTACGGCTCGGGCAACCTGCGCTCCGCCGCCAAGGCGTTCGAGCGCGCCGCGCGCGAGGCGGGCGCGGACGACCGCGTGCTCGTCACCTCGAGCCCGCGCGAGGTCGCCGACGCCGACCGCATCGTGCTGCCGGGCGTCGGCGCCTTCGCCGATTGCCGCGCCGGCCTCTATGGCGTGCCGGGTATGGTCGACACCCTGAACCGCCAGGTGGTCGAGCGCGGCAAGCCCTTCCTCGGCATTTGCGTCGGCATGCAGCTCATGGCCTCGCGCGGCGTCGAATACGGCGTGCATGCCGGCCTCGGCTGGATCGCAGGCGACGTGGTGCGGATCGAGCCGGGCGCCAGCCACCTCAAGATCCCCCACATGGGCTGGAACGAGCTGCTCGATCTCAAGCCCCATCCGCTGCTGGAGGGGCTCTGCGCGCACGACCATGCCTATTTCGTGCATTCCTTCCAGCTCAAGACCGCCACGCCGGAGACCTTGCTCGCCGCCACCGACTATGGCGGCCCGCTCACGGCCGTCGTCGGGCGGGACAACCTCGCCGGCACCCAGTTCCACCCGGAGAAGAGCCAGGCGACCGGCCTCCGGCTGATCGCCAACTTCCTGCGCTGGAAACCCTGA
- a CDS encoding alpha-galactosidase has translation MVGLDAGEQLLFWAAAHWSNRDLSGQGAAGLKRRDLLVAGAAFGGAGALTALRGPASAQDGPADDPASLAAHGHRYVITLKGPVLSVDCLTSASQRPAAVTAHDTPLVALGAGKRPVPWTVVSWTEANAATRVITLEAAGQPLQAVVSFELDALTGFLVRRTVLRHTGGPREVDIQATLALLMSVHEPIEEIVYLTGEWLQEADIVRADPVQGAITLESRSGKTGFEFQPYVALRTRTATYLCQILWSGNWMLHVGPGRAGATLSGGFNNWEFRHRLSTGDSLDLPTVLFGRFDGPLGNATRRLHDYRRAHRPDPERAIPVQFNSWYPFLGEPRAEALVPLVPIVKRLGCEAFVVDAGWYRDENGESDADWDYRTGDWRVSRQRFPNGLREISRHCREAGLGFGLWFEPEVAGPTSSVRHNHPEWMHYIDGKPPPANERAVINLGVPDAWQHVFERISRLLRVIGVDWMKWDFNSDLGAGGWAPSLPETLTGQAPLVAHYDGLYRMQDAIRAAFPDLILEMCAGGGGRMDGGILSHAHVNWMSDQPGALRKLAIHFGSQLAHPAVVCNDWLIDWPGKSEAPDQPPALVDPRGDLAFRLRVAMLGTFGISAPVHRWTEEDLATAAAHVVSYKAGIRSIIHHGDRYALTLPPPPDGKGDWAALWYVAKDGLQGVLFAFRLAGPQSRRSFALPGLRKARRYRLSFHGGAERIVTGRELAAGLNIVLDETFRSALCLVEAVRA, from the coding sequence TTGGTCGGTCTTGACGCAGGCGAGCAGTTGCTCTTTTGGGCCGCCGCCCACTGGAGTAATCGTGACCTTTCAGGACAGGGAGCGGCCGGACTGAAGCGCAGGGACCTTCTCGTCGCGGGAGCAGCCTTCGGCGGCGCCGGGGCGCTGACGGCCCTGCGCGGCCCGGCCTCGGCGCAGGATGGCCCCGCCGATGATCCGGCAAGCTTGGCAGCCCATGGCCATCGCTACGTGATCACCCTCAAGGGGCCCGTCCTGTCGGTCGACTGCCTCACCTCGGCGAGCCAGCGGCCAGCTGCGGTCACCGCGCACGACACGCCCCTGGTCGCGCTGGGAGCCGGCAAGCGGCCGGTGCCCTGGACGGTCGTGTCCTGGACGGAAGCCAACGCGGCGACCCGGGTCATCACCCTGGAGGCGGCCGGTCAGCCGCTGCAGGCCGTCGTGTCGTTCGAGCTCGACGCGCTCACGGGCTTCCTGGTGCGGCGCACCGTGCTGCGCCATACCGGCGGTCCGCGCGAGGTCGATATCCAGGCAACGCTCGCCCTCCTGATGTCGGTCCACGAGCCGATCGAGGAGATCGTCTACCTCACCGGCGAATGGTTGCAGGAGGCGGACATCGTCCGCGCCGATCCGGTGCAGGGTGCCATCACACTGGAGAGCCGCAGCGGCAAGACCGGCTTCGAATTCCAGCCCTATGTCGCCTTGAGGACCCGCACGGCCACCTATCTTTGCCAGATCCTGTGGTCGGGCAACTGGATGCTGCATGTCGGTCCTGGCCGAGCCGGGGCCACTTTGTCCGGAGGGTTCAACAACTGGGAGTTCCGCCATCGGTTGAGCACCGGCGACAGCCTCGATCTGCCGACCGTGCTGTTCGGCCGGTTCGACGGCCCGCTCGGCAACGCCACCCGACGGCTGCACGACTATCGCCGGGCCCATCGACCCGATCCCGAACGCGCCATCCCCGTGCAGTTCAACAGCTGGTATCCGTTCCTCGGCGAGCCCAGGGCGGAGGCGCTGGTGCCGCTCGTTCCCATCGTGAAGCGGCTCGGTTGCGAGGCTTTCGTCGTCGATGCCGGCTGGTATCGCGACGAGAACGGCGAATCGGATGCCGACTGGGACTATCGGACAGGCGACTGGCGTGTGAGCCGCCAGCGCTTTCCCAACGGCCTGCGGGAAATCTCGAGACATTGTCGCGAAGCCGGGCTGGGCTTCGGCCTCTGGTTCGAGCCGGAGGTCGCCGGCCCCACCTCCTCGGTCCGGCACAACCACCCCGAATGGATGCACTACATCGACGGCAAGCCGCCGCCCGCGAACGAACGCGCGGTCATCAATCTCGGCGTGCCCGACGCCTGGCAGCATGTCTTCGAAAGGATTTCCCGCCTGCTGCGCGTCATCGGTGTCGACTGGATGAAGTGGGACTTCAATTCCGACCTCGGTGCGGGCGGATGGGCGCCATCCCTGCCCGAGACACTGACCGGCCAGGCTCCTCTCGTTGCCCACTACGACGGGCTTTACCGCATGCAGGACGCCATCCGGGCGGCCTTTCCCGACCTGATCCTGGAGATGTGCGCCGGCGGCGGAGGCCGCATGGACGGCGGGATCCTGTCACACGCCCATGTCAACTGGATGAGCGACCAACCGGGGGCGCTGCGCAAGCTCGCGATCCATTTCGGCAGCCAGCTCGCCCATCCAGCGGTCGTCTGCAACGACTGGCTGATCGACTGGCCGGGCAAGAGCGAAGCGCCGGACCAGCCGCCGGCCCTCGTCGACCCGCGCGGCGATCTCGCCTTCCGGCTGCGCGTGGCCATGCTCGGCACCTTCGGCATCAGCGCCCCGGTCCATCGCTGGACAGAGGAGGATCTCGCCACCGCGGCCGCCCATGTCGTCTCCTACAAGGCCGGCATCCGTTCCATCATTCATCATGGCGATCGATACGCGCTCACGCTGCCACCGCCGCCCGACGGCAAAGGCGATTGGGCGGCGCTTTGGTACGTCGCCAAGGACGGGCTGCAGGGCGTCCTCTTCGCCTTCCGACTCGCCGGGCCGCAAAGCCGGCGAAGCTTTGCCTTGCCCGGCCTGCGCAAGGCCCGGCGCTACCGGCTGTCGTTCCATGGCGGCGCGGAAAGGATCGTGACCGGCCGCGAGCTGGCTGCCGGCCTGAATATCGTCCTCGACGAGACCTTCCGCTCCGCCCTCTGCCTGGTCGAGGCCGTGCGCGCCTGA
- a CDS encoding aminotransferase class I/II-fold pyridoxal phosphate-dependent enzyme, producing the protein MFNPRLTETLSDFPFARLNALLGPIAPPSHLPLINMSVGEPQGAMPAFARRIVADEVDGWNRYPPNQGLPELNLAICEWLTRRYKLPKDLLDPQRHVHPTAGSKEGVYIISTVATPQQKGGGRPVVALPNPFYQAYLGGAVLSGAEPLLVNASASNGFLPDFEGIAEATWRRMSVVYLCSPANPQGAIASMDYLQKLIRLCRRHDAVLAVDECYAEIYTGEAPTGALQAALAMDETGGADPFRNLTVFHSLSKRSNAAGLRAGFVAGDPRLVAMVLRWRTYGGPQIPFAIQKAAAALWREEVHPLETREWYRRNFRVAEQILHNRFGYYTPGGGFFLWLDVGDGEAATRKLWAEAHVKVLPGAYVCRETDGVNTAKRYIRVALVHDEKTTREGLSRLASVL; encoded by the coding sequence ATGTTCAATCCGCGCCTCACCGAGACGCTGAGTGATTTTCCGTTTGCGCGGCTCAATGCTCTTCTCGGCCCGATCGCGCCGCCGTCGCATCTGCCGCTGATCAACATGTCGGTCGGCGAGCCGCAAGGCGCCATGCCGGCTTTCGCCCGCCGCATCGTGGCCGACGAGGTCGATGGCTGGAACAGGTATCCGCCCAATCAAGGCCTGCCGGAGCTCAATCTCGCGATCTGCGAATGGCTGACGCGGCGCTACAAGCTGCCGAAGGATCTGCTCGATCCACAGCGCCACGTCCATCCGACCGCCGGCAGCAAGGAAGGCGTCTACATCATCTCGACAGTCGCCACGCCGCAGCAGAAGGGCGGCGGCCGGCCGGTCGTGGCGCTGCCCAATCCCTTCTACCAGGCCTATCTCGGCGGCGCCGTGCTGTCGGGCGCCGAGCCGCTGCTGGTGAATGCCAGCGCCTCCAATGGCTTCCTGCCGGACTTCGAGGGCATCGCCGAGGCGACGTGGCGGCGCATGTCGGTCGTCTATCTCTGCTCGCCCGCCAATCCGCAAGGCGCGATCGCGAGCATGGACTATCTGCAGAAGCTGATCCGGCTCTGCCGCCGGCACGATGCCGTGCTCGCGGTCGATGAATGCTATGCCGAGATCTATACGGGCGAGGCGCCGACGGGGGCGCTGCAGGCGGCGCTCGCCATGGACGAGACCGGCGGCGCGGATCCGTTCCGCAACCTGACCGTCTTCCATTCGCTCTCAAAGCGTTCCAATGCGGCCGGCCTGCGCGCGGGCTTCGTCGCCGGCGATCCCAGGCTCGTCGCCATGGTGCTGCGCTGGCGCACCTATGGCGGTCCGCAAATTCCCTTCGCCATCCAGAAGGCGGCGGCCGCGCTATGGCGGGAGGAAGTCCATCCCCTCGAGACGCGCGAATGGTATCGGCGGAATTTCCGCGTCGCCGAGCAGATCCTGCACAACCGCTTCGGCTACTACACCCCGGGTGGCGGCTTTTTCCTCTGGCTCGATGTCGGCGACGGTGAGGCGGCGACCCGCAAGCTCTGGGCCGAAGCCCACGTCAAGGTGCTGCCCGGCGCCTATGTCTGCCGCGAGACCGACGGCGTCAACACGGCCAAGCGGTACATCCGCGTGGCGCTGGTGCACGACGAGAAGACCACGCGCGAGGGCCTGAGCCGCCTCGCCTCGGTGCTGTGA
- a CDS encoding DNA translocase FtsK, which translates to MAIMGIGTAMQHKIAILPEGGRDFLRRRMMELAGVALAAFGVMLLMAVFTFSNADPSLNHATGNPPHNLLGLPGAYISDLLLQTFGLAIVLVPVAMITWGVRLVRTHHLGFFGLRLSLLLLALLMMSVACIGLGDVGGAATHAGPGGLVGLALIGRFREFVLSHSSGGSLALIEPGCAALALIAMAPALGMNRTDLPLIFRILRAPFLGSVWLMRAAVGLWRGRPEPLDEHGEAPAPEIGYAEIPGEIDASQYDPAHFEQIPEEGTALPPRDSLMVDAPNAPIERPPPAIPPAPTPLHPAPAPAIDPASPESLVDRTLFDRLAGGFRIEPILGRLRAAVPPTDARAPVPAHPEAPTEVVRFAPAHPEAALDEPQAEEGDDNPFRPDSPTAEPASSPPAPGVKIVPRKSAAAQGKRAAKAGQRELDLGGGEYELPPLDILSLPARVSAETKIDESALEQNARLLETVLEDFGVKGQIVKVRPGPVVTLYELEPAPGTKSSRVIGLADDIARSMSAVSARVATVPGRNVIGIELPNARRETVFLRELLSTRHYEDNRLNLPLALGKDIGGDPVIADLARMPHLLIGGTTGSGKSVAVNTMILSLLYRLPPDRCRFIMIDPKMLELSVYQDIPHLLTPVVTEPRKAIVALKWVVREMEDRYRAMSSLGVRNIAGYNERLTDARRKGQTLTRKVQTGIDPETRRPTFEEEEIDLTPLPFIVVIIDEMADLMLVAGKEIEAAVQRLAQMARAAGIHVVMATQRPSVDVITGTIKANFPTRISFQVTSKIDSRTILGEQGGEQLLGQGDMLYMAGGGKIARVHGPFVSDSEVEEVVRHLRAQGIPAYIESVTDDPEAEDGGAGFPGESEDSESDQLYDQAIALVARERKCSTSFIQRYLQIGYNRAARIVERMEREGVVSAANHVGKREVLARDIDDRTR; encoded by the coding sequence ATGGCCATCATGGGGATCGGCACGGCAATGCAGCACAAGATCGCCATCCTGCCGGAAGGCGGGCGCGACTTCCTGCGCCGGCGCATGATGGAGCTGGCGGGCGTCGCGCTCGCGGCATTCGGCGTCATGCTGCTGATGGCCGTCTTCACCTTCAGCAACGCCGATCCTTCCCTCAACCACGCCACTGGCAATCCGCCGCACAATCTCCTGGGCCTGCCAGGGGCCTATATCTCCGACCTGCTGCTGCAGACCTTCGGGCTCGCGATCGTGCTGGTGCCCGTGGCGATGATCACCTGGGGCGTGCGGCTCGTGCGCACCCATCATCTCGGCTTCTTCGGCCTGCGTCTGTCGCTGCTTCTGCTCGCGCTCCTGATGATGAGCGTGGCCTGCATCGGTCTCGGCGACGTGGGTGGCGCGGCCACCCATGCCGGTCCCGGCGGCCTGGTGGGGCTGGCGCTGATCGGCCGGTTCCGCGAGTTCGTCCTCAGCCATTCGAGCGGCGGCAGTCTTGCCCTGATCGAGCCCGGCTGCGCGGCGCTCGCGCTCATCGCCATGGCGCCGGCGCTGGGCATGAACCGGACCGACCTGCCGCTGATCTTCCGCATCCTGCGCGCGCCCTTCCTCGGAAGCGTGTGGCTGATGCGCGCTGCGGTGGGGCTGTGGCGCGGGCGGCCAGAACCGCTCGACGAGCATGGCGAGGCGCCTGCCCCGGAGATCGGCTATGCCGAAATCCCCGGCGAGATCGATGCCAGCCAGTACGATCCGGCACACTTCGAGCAGATTCCGGAAGAAGGCACGGCGCTGCCACCACGCGATTCGCTGATGGTCGATGCACCCAACGCGCCGATCGAGCGGCCGCCGCCGGCTATTCCACCCGCGCCCACCCCGCTTCATCCTGCGCCGGCTCCCGCAATCGATCCCGCGAGCCCGGAGTCGCTGGTCGATCGCACCCTGTTCGATCGGCTGGCCGGCGGTTTTCGCATCGAGCCGATCCTGGGCCGCCTGAGGGCCGCGGTGCCGCCGACGGATGCCCGCGCGCCCGTGCCGGCGCATCCCGAGGCGCCGACCGAGGTGGTCCGCTTTGCGCCCGCACATCCGGAGGCAGCGCTCGACGAGCCGCAGGCGGAAGAGGGCGACGACAATCCGTTCAGGCCCGATTCGCCGACGGCCGAGCCGGCGTCGTCGCCGCCGGCGCCGGGGGTGAAGATCGTGCCGCGCAAGTCGGCGGCGGCGCAGGGCAAGCGTGCGGCGAAGGCCGGCCAGCGCGAGCTCGATCTCGGCGGCGGCGAATACGAGCTGCCGCCGCTCGACATCCTGTCCCTGCCGGCACGCGTCTCGGCCGAGACCAAGATCGACGAGAGCGCGCTCGAGCAGAATGCCCGCCTGCTGGAGACGGTGCTTGAGGATTTCGGCGTCAAGGGCCAGATCGTGAAGGTGCGGCCGGGGCCGGTGGTCACGCTCTACGAGCTCGAGCCGGCGCCGGGCACCAAGTCGAGCCGCGTGATCGGGCTCGCCGACGACATTGCCCGCTCGATGAGCGCGGTGTCGGCGCGCGTCGCCACCGTGCCGGGGCGCAACGTGATCGGCATCGAGCTGCCCAATGCACGGCGCGAGACGGTGTTCTTGCGCGAGCTTCTGTCGACGCGCCACTACGAGGACAATCGCCTCAACCTGCCGCTGGCGCTGGGCAAGGATATCGGCGGCGACCCGGTGATCGCCGATCTCGCGCGCATGCCGCATCTGCTGATCGGCGGCACCACGGGCTCGGGCAAGTCGGTGGCCGTGAACACCATGATCCTGTCGCTGCTCTACAGGCTGCCGCCGGATCGCTGCCGCTTCATCATGATCGATCCCAAGATGCTGGAGCTCAGCGTCTATCAGGACATCCCGCATCTCCTGACGCCCGTCGTCACCGAGCCGCGCAAGGCGATCGTGGCCCTGAAATGGGTGGTGCGCGAGATGGAGGATCGCTACCGCGCCATGAGCTCGCTCGGCGTGCGCAACATCGCCGGCTACAACGAGCGCCTGACCGACGCCCGGCGCAAGGGCCAGACGCTCACCCGCAAGGTGCAGACCGGCATCGATCCGGAGACCCGCCGGCCGACCTTCGAGGAAGAGGAGATCGATCTCACGCCGCTGCCCTTCATCGTGGTGATTATCGACGAGATGGCCGACCTGATGCTGGTCGCGGGCAAGGAGATCGAGGCGGCGGTGCAGCGGCTGGCCCAGATGGCGCGTGCCGCCGGCATCCATGTCGTGATGGCGACGCAGCGTCCCTCGGTCGATGTCATCACCGGCACCATCAAGGCCAACTTCCCGACCCGCATCTCGTTCCAGGTGACGTCGAAGATCGACAGCCGCACCATCCTGGGCGAGCAGGGCGGCGAGCAGCTCCTGGGCCAGGGCGACATGCTCTACATGGCCGGCGGCGGCAAGATCGCGCGCGTGCACGGGCCGTTCGTGAGCGACAGCGAGGTCGAGGAGGTGGTGCGCCACCTGCGCGCCCAGGGCATCCCCGCCTATATCGAATCGGTCACCGACGATCCCGAGGCCGAGGACGGCGGCGCGGGCTTCCCGGGCGAAAGCGAGGACAGCGAGAGCGACCAGCTTTACGACCAGGCGATCGCCCTCGTGGCCCGCGAGCGCAAGTGCAGCACGAGCTTCATCCAGCGCTATCTGCAGATCGGCTACAACCGTGCCGCCCGCATCGTCGAGCGCATGGAGCGCGAGGGCGTCGTGAGCGCCGCCAACCATGTCGGCAAGCGCGAGGTGCTGGCGCGCGACATCGACGACCGCACGCGCTGA
- a CDS encoding DUF1772 domain-containing protein has product MSRRACDAAFFVALLATALALGAALAHALELPNKIGLGKDEYFIVQQIYRGWSWLGVLLLVELVSIATVIVAGWRTPSVRASAIAALVCLIGAQALFWTFTYPANAATNNWTIQPDNWQALRLQWEYSHATGAALQIAAMASLIRGALARSGDR; this is encoded by the coding sequence ATGTCGCGCCGCGCCTGCGATGCGGCTTTCTTCGTCGCCCTGCTCGCCACGGCGCTCGCGCTCGGCGCCGCCTTGGCTCATGCGCTGGAGCTTCCCAACAAGATCGGCCTGGGCAAGGACGAGTACTTCATCGTGCAGCAGATCTATCGCGGCTGGAGCTGGCTGGGCGTATTGCTGCTGGTCGAGCTGGTCTCGATTGCAACCGTTATCGTCGCAGGTTGGCGTACACCTTCCGTGCGCGCCTCGGCCATAGCCGCGCTCGTGTGCCTGATCGGGGCGCAGGCCTTGTTCTGGACCTTCACCTATCCAGCCAATGCAGCGACCAACAACTGGACCATCCAGCCCGACAATTGGCAGGCGCTGCGCCTGCAATGGGAATATTCGCATGCCACAGGGGCGGCTCTCCAGATCGCCGCGATGGCGAGCCTGATCCGCGGCGCGCTGGCTCGGTCCGGCGACAGGTGA